One window of Siniperca chuatsi isolate FFG_IHB_CAS linkage group LG15, ASM2008510v1, whole genome shotgun sequence genomic DNA carries:
- the tnika gene encoding TRAF2 and NCK interacting kinase a isoform X2 yields the protein MASDSPARSLDEIDLSALRDPAGIFELVELVGNGTYGQVYKGRHVKTGQLAAIKVMDVTGDEEEEIKAEINMLKKYSHHRNIATYYGAFIKKNPPGNDDQLWLVMEFCGAGSVTDLIKNTKGNSLKEEWTAYICREILRGLTHLHQHKVIHRDIKGQNVLLTENAEVKLVDFGVSAQLDRTVGRRNTFIGTPYWMAPEVIACDENPDATYDFKSDLWSLGITAIEMAEGAPPLCDMHPMRALFLIPRNPAPRLKSKKWSKKFQSFIESCLVKSHGQRPSTEQLLKHPFIRDLPNERQIRIQLKDHIDRTKKKRGERDETEYEYSGSEEEDEERDMGEPSSIINIPGESTLRRDFLRLQVANKERSDAQRRQQLEQQQNEEHKRLLLAERQKRIEEQKEQRRRLEEQQQRERELRKQHEREQRRRYEEMEQLRREEERRHAEREQEYIRRQLEEEQRQLEILQQQLLQEQALLLVTRALPRVTTAPHLCCVAPYPHCMHPSGSCTEELTTTDCMYSTIKLAGSQRIPQRVQKNCFVSPNHAGPHKEYKRKQVEEQRQAERLQRQLQQERAYLVSLQQQQQQQQQQQQQQEGRQAEKKLYHYKDIINPNDKPAWAKEVSKQQHVKGNPPRSHLRHHQSFNQPASSSGSHGRHRAQAPRRTPSHAAQLLSTHLPRIHISLDPEEPLDPGLKQEISQQVREFRAQKRKGQRGRSPGPIKEHNQTAGQGPSKGPNKSHKEHSSQGPVSQSNPVPNPYLLEPSNQKEKPRDRPLSAPSQAAIQGLMSLDPHLKALQPHPQSPGYVQKPQSGSNSNSVSNPALKLVEERSKLNRQSSPALQHKVSNRISDPSLPPRSESFSSGGMQPARTPPIHRSIEPQIAHLVPVKIHSSSMSGSQSLQDQTGSALSEGISVGSPRPEMPRQNSDPTSDTPGPPLRVTGREERERERDRDRDRTAWLREEDIPPKVPQRTTSISPALVRKNSPNGGVGLGPRTGSQLIRASNPDLRRSELSLDAMLQRTSSNSSSSSSPSSQGGSAERRGQTKQEGSPPGANQEAKPKQEEGRESARPSRPASYKKAIDEDLSALAKELRELRVEEGSRPPVKVTDYSSSSEDSDSSDEDGETVGHDGTVAVSDIPRIMPAVQSSTESYGGLTEDSLGDAYNSSKDGTLVMREAEEQRRGGHTESNGFGNHSNHGNLPDLVQQSNSPSATPTTALQELGDMAEFGVGGSKASFTPFVDPRVYQTSPSEDDDENSAAAMFANELLRQEQARLNEARKISVVNVNPTNIRPHSDTPEIRKYKKRFNSEILCAALWGVNLLVGTENGLMLLDRSGQGKVYNLITRRRFLQMDVLEGLNVLVTISGKKNKLRVYYLSWLRNRILHNDPEVEKKQGWITVGELEGCVHYKVVKYERIKFLVIALKNSVEIYAWAPKPYHKFMAFKSFTELQHRPQLVDLTVEEGQRLKVIYGSSVGFHVIDVDSGNPYDIYIPSHCAKQMKIQSQVTPHAIVVLPKTDGMEMLLCYEDEGVYVNTYGRITKDVVLQWGEMPTSVAYIHSNQIMGWGEKAIEIRSVETGHLDGVFMHKRAQRLKFLCERNDKVFFASVRSGGSSQVFFMTLNRNSMMNW from the exons gatgaggaagaggagattaAAGCCGAAATTAACATGCTGAAGAAGTACAGTCACCACCGGAACATCGCCACCTACTATGGAGCTTTCATCAAGAAAAACCCTCCTGGCAACGATGACCAGCTATGG CTGGTCATGGAGTTCTGTGGAGCTGGCTCAGTGACAGACCTGATCAAGAACACCAAGGGCAACTCTCTGAAAGAGGAGTGGACTGCTTACATCTGCCGAGAGATTCTCAGG GGTCTGACTCATCTCCATCAGCACAAGGTCATCCACAGGGACATCAAGGGACAGAATGTCCTGCTGACTGAGAACGCAGAGGTCAAACTAG TGGACTTTGGTGTTTCAGCCCAGTTGGACAGAACAGTAGGAAGGAGGAACACGTTTATCGGGACGCCATATTGGATGGCACCAGAGGTTATCGCTTGTGACGAGAACCCTGACGCCACGTACGACTTCAAG AGTGATTTATGGTCACTAGGAATCACAGCAATAGAGATGGCTGAAGGAGCACCAC CGCTGTGTGACATGCACCCAATGAGAGCCCTCTTCCTCATCCCACGCAACCCCGCCCCCAGACTCAAGTCAAAGAAGTG GTCAAAGAAGTTCCAGTCGTTCATAGAGAGCTGTCTGGTAAAGAGCCACGGCCAGAGACCCAGCACAGAGCAGCTCCTCAAACACCCGTTCATCAGAGACCTGCCCAATGAGAGGCAGATCCGCATCCAGCTGAAGGACCACATCGACCGCaccaagaagaagagaggagagaggg ATGAGACAGAGTATGAGTACAGTGGTagtgaagaggaggatgaagaaagAGACATGGGCGAACCAAG CTCCATCATCAACATCCCTGGAGAGTCGACCCTGAGGCGGGACTTCCTGCGCCTCCAGGTGGCCAATAAGGAGCGTTCGGATGcgcagcggcggcagcagctGGAGCAACAGCAGAATGAGGAGCACAAGCGCTTATTGTTGGCTGAGAGACAGAAACGTATCGAGGAGCAGAAGGAGCAGAGGAGGCGGCTGGAGGAG cagcagcagcgagaGCGTGAGCTGAGGAAACAGCATGAGAGGGAACAGAGGAGGCGCTACGAGGAAATGGAGCAGCTCCgtagagaagaggagaggaggcatgcagagagagaacag GAGTATATCCGTAGACAGCTGGAAGAGGAACAGAGGCAGTTAGAGATTCTCCAGCAGCAGCTACTACAGGAACAGGCATTACTGCTGGTAACCAGAGCCCTCCCACGTGTTACCACTGCTCCCCATCTGTGCTGTGTGGCCCCCTATCCCCATTGCATGCACCCGAGTGGCAGTTGTACAGAGGAACTGACT ACCACTGATTGCATGTACAGTACCATAAAGTTGGCTGGATCTCAAAGGATTCCCCAGAGGGTgcagaaaaactgttttgtcaGTCCCAATCATGCTGGCCCACACAAG gaGTACAAACGTAAGCAGGTAGAGGAACAGCGGCAGGCGGAGCGGCTACAGAGGCAGCTCCAGCAGGAGAGAGCCTACCTGGTGTCtctacaacagcagcagcaacaacaacagcagcagcagcagcagcaggagggacgGCAAGCAGAGAAGAAGCTTTACCACTACAAAGATATCATCAATCCTAATGACAAGCCTGCCTGGGCTAAAGAG GTCTCAAAGCAGCAACATGTTAAGGGCAATCCACCCCGCTCCCACCTACGACATCACCAGTCATTCAACCAACCGGCTTCATCCTCTGGCTCTCATGGGCGACACAGAGCTCAGGCCCCTAGGCGAACCCCGTCCCATGCTGCCCAGCTCCTCTCCACCCACCTCCCCCGTATCCATATTTCACTAGACCCCGAAGAACCCCTAGATCCAGGGCTGAAGCAGGAGATAAGCCAGCAGGTCAGAGAGTTTAGGGCTCAGAAACGCAAAGGTCAGAGGGGCCGCAGCCCAGGGCCCATTAAGGAACACAACCAGACTGCTGGCCAAGGGCCCAGTAAGGGACCTAATAAGAGTCATAAAGAGCATTCTAGTCAAGGGCCAGTCAGCCAGTCCAATCCAGTACCCAACCCTTATCTTCTGGAGCCCAGTAATCAGAAAGAGAAGCCTAGAGACAGGCCTCTCTCTGCCCCCAGTCAGGCAGCCATCCAGGGGCTAATGTCTCTGGACCCACATCTTAAGGCCCTTCAACCTCATCCTCAGTCCCCAGGATATGTCCAGAAACCCCAGTCTGGATCTAACTCTAACTCTGTTTCCAACCCTGCACTGAAACTG GTGGAGGAGCGATCTAAGCTGAACAGACAGAGCTCCCCAGCGCTGCAGCACAAAGTGTCCAACCGCATCTCcgacccctccctccctccccgtTCCGAGTCCTTCAGCAGCGGTGGCATGCAGCCTGCCCGCACCCCACCCATCCACCGCTCCATCGaaccacag ATTGCTCACCTGGTTCCAGTGAAGATACACTCTAGCTCCATGTCCGGCTCACAGTCTCTGCAGGACCAGACTGGCTCAGCTCTGAGTGAAGGCATCAGCGTGGGCTCCCCCAGGCCCGAGATGCCCCGCCAGAACTCAGACCCCACTTCTGACACCCCTGGACCCCCTCTGCGCGTCACAGGCAGGGAGGAACGGGAACGGGAAAGAGACAGGGATCGTGACAGAACCGCCTGGCTGAGAGAGGAGGACATCCCACCCAAG gtcCCCCAGAGGACCACTTCCATCTCCCCAGCCTTGGTCAGGAAGAACTCCCCTAATGGAGGAGTAGGTCTGGGCCCACGCACAGGTTCTCAGCTCATTCGGGCCAG TAACCCAGACCTGCGGCGCTCAGAGCTCTCTCTGGACGCCATGCTGCAAAGAACTTCCTCCaactcatcatcctcctcctccccttcatCTCAGGGAGGCTCAGCTGAGAGGAGAG GTCAGACCAAGCAGGAAGGATCCCCTCCAGGAGCCAATCAGGAGGCAAAGCCCAAACAGGAAGAGGGCCGTGAATCAGCTAGACCCAGCAGACCAGCA AGCTATAAGAAAGCCATAGATGAG GACCTAAGTGCACTGGCTAAAGAGCTCAGAGAATTGAGGGTAGAGGAGGGCAGCAGACCTCCAGTCAAG GTGACAGATTACTCATCCTCTAGTGAAGATTCAGATAGCAGCGATGAGGACGGGGAGACGGTGGGGCATGATGGAACTGTTGCTGTTAGCGACATCCCCCGCATCAT gccAGCAGTGCAGAGCAGCACTGAGTCGTATGGAGGGCTGACAGAGGACTCTCTGGGAGATGCCTATAATAGCTCCAAGGACGGCACTCTAGTGATGAGAGAG gcagaggagcagaggagaggtggTCACACTGAGAGTAATGGGTTTGGAAATCACAGTAACCATGGTAACCTCCCTGACCTGGTGCAGCAGAGCAACTCTCCCTCAGCCacacccaccacagccctgcaGGAACTGGGCGACATGGCcgag TTTGGTGTGGGCGGGTCCAAAGCGTCCTTCACCCCATTTGTTGATCCACGTGTCTATCAAACCTCCCCAAGTGAAGACGACGATGAGAACTCAGCGGCAG CCATGTttgcaaatgagctgctgagGCAGGAGCAGGCCAGACTAAACGAAGCCAGAAAGATCTCTGTGGTCAACGTCAACCCTACCAACATCAGAccccacagtgacacaccaGAGATCCGCAAATACAAGAAACGCTTCAACTCTGAGATCCTTTGTGCTGCGCTCTGGG gtgtgaACCTGCTCGTGGGGACAGAGAATGGTCTTATGCTGCTCGACCGAAGTGGACAAGGAAAAGTCTATAACCTGATTACCAGACGGCGCTTCCTACAGATGGATGTGCTGGAGGGGCTCAATGTGCTAGTCACCATATCTG GGAAAAAGAATAAGTTGCGTGTCTACTACTTGTCTTGGCTGAGGAACAGAATATTACACAATGACCCGGAAGTAGAGAAGAAGCAGGGTTGGATTACAGTTGGGGAGCTGGAGGGCTGTGTGCATTACAAAGTTG TTAAATACGAGAGGATTAAGTTCCTGGTGATTGCGCTGAAGAACTCTGTGGAAATCTATGCCTGGGCTCCCAAACCCTACCACAAGTTCATGGCCTTTAAG tcATTCACTGAGTTGCAGCACCGCCCCCAGCTGGTTGACCTGACGGTGGAGGAAGGTCAGAGGTTAAAGGTCATCTATGGCTCCAGCGTGGGCTTCCATGTCATCGACGTAGACTCTGGCAACCCTTACGACATCTACATCCCCTCACAT TGTGCCAAACAGATGAAG ATCCAGAGCCAGGTGACGCCCCATGCCATCGTAGTCCTCCCTAAGACTGATGGAATGGAGATGCTCTTGTGTTACGAGGACGAGGGCGTCTACGTCAACACCTACGGTCGAATCACCAAGGACGTGGTGCTACAGTGGGGAGAGATGCCTACCTCTGTTG cCTACATCCATTCTAATCAGATTATGGGCTGGGGTGAGAAAGCCATAGAGATCCGCTCTGTGGAGACAGGTCATCTGGATGGAGTCTTTATGCACAAGAGAGCCCAGCGACTCAAATTCCTTTGTGAGCGTAACGACAAG gtATTCTTCGCATCGGTGCGTTCGGGAGGTAGCAGCCAAGTTTTTTTCATGACCCTCAACAGAAACTCTATGATGAACTGGTGA
- the tnika gene encoding TRAF2 and NCK interacting kinase a isoform X1, which produces MASDSPARSLDEIDLSALRDPAGIFELVELVGNGTYGQVYKGRHVKTGQLAAIKVMDVTGDEEEEIKAEINMLKKYSHHRNIATYYGAFIKKNPPGNDDQLWLVMEFCGAGSVTDLIKNTKGNSLKEEWTAYICREILRGLTHLHQHKVIHRDIKGQNVLLTENAEVKLVDFGVSAQLDRTVGRRNTFIGTPYWMAPEVIACDENPDATYDFKSDLWSLGITAIEMAEGAPPLCDMHPMRALFLIPRNPAPRLKSKKWSKKFQSFIESCLVKSHGQRPSTEQLLKHPFIRDLPNERQIRIQLKDHIDRTKKKRGERDETEYEYSGSEEEDEERDMGEPSSIINIPGESTLRRDFLRLQVANKERSDAQRRQQLEQQQNEEHKRLLLAERQKRIEEQKEQRRRLEEQQQRERELRKQHEREQRRRYEEMEQLRREEERRHAEREQEYIRRQLEEEQRQLEILQQQLLQEQALLLVTRALPRVTTAPHLCCVAPYPHCMHPSGSCTEELTTTDCMYSTIKLAGSQRIPQRVQKNCFVSPNHAGPHKEYKRKQVEEQRQAERLQRQLQQERAYLVSLQQQQQQQQQQQQQQEGRQAEKKLYHYKDIINPNDKPAWAKEVSKQQHVKGNPPRSHLRHHQSFNQPASSSGSHGRHRAQAPRRTPSHAAQLLSTHLPRIHISLDPEEPLDPGLKQEISQQVREFRAQKRKGQRGRSPGPIKEHNQTAGQGPSKGPNKSHKEHSSQGPVSQSNPVPNPYLLEPSNQKEKPRDRPLSAPSQAAIQGLMSLDPHLKALQPHPQSPGYVQKPQSGSNSNSVSNPALKLVEERSKLNRQSSPALQHKVSNRISDPSLPPRSESFSSGGMQPARTPPIHRSIEPQIAHLVPVKIHSSSMSGSQSLQDQTGSALSEGISVGSPRPEMPRQNSDPTSDTPGPPLRVTGREERERERDRDRDRTAWLREEDIPPKVPQRTTSISPALVRKNSPNGGVGLGPRTGSQLIRASNPDLRRSELSLDAMLQRTSSNSSSSSSPSSQGGSAERRGQTKQEGSPPGANQEAKPKQEEGRESARPSRPASYKKAIDEEELDLSALAKELRELRVEEGSRPPVKVTDYSSSSEDSDSSDEDGETVGHDGTVAVSDIPRIMPAVQSSTESYGGLTEDSLGDAYNSSKDGTLVMREAEEQRRGGHTESNGFGNHSNHGNLPDLVQQSNSPSATPTTALQELGDMAEFGVGGSKASFTPFVDPRVYQTSPSEDDDENSAAAMFANELLRQEQARLNEARKISVVNVNPTNIRPHSDTPEIRKYKKRFNSEILCAALWGVNLLVGTENGLMLLDRSGQGKVYNLITRRRFLQMDVLEGLNVLVTISGKKNKLRVYYLSWLRNRILHNDPEVEKKQGWITVGELEGCVHYKVVKYERIKFLVIALKNSVEIYAWAPKPYHKFMAFKSFTELQHRPQLVDLTVEEGQRLKVIYGSSVGFHVIDVDSGNPYDIYIPSHCAKQMKIQSQVTPHAIVVLPKTDGMEMLLCYEDEGVYVNTYGRITKDVVLQWGEMPTSVAYIHSNQIMGWGEKAIEIRSVETGHLDGVFMHKRAQRLKFLCERNDKVFFASVRSGGSSQVFFMTLNRNSMMNW; this is translated from the exons gatgaggaagaggagattaAAGCCGAAATTAACATGCTGAAGAAGTACAGTCACCACCGGAACATCGCCACCTACTATGGAGCTTTCATCAAGAAAAACCCTCCTGGCAACGATGACCAGCTATGG CTGGTCATGGAGTTCTGTGGAGCTGGCTCAGTGACAGACCTGATCAAGAACACCAAGGGCAACTCTCTGAAAGAGGAGTGGACTGCTTACATCTGCCGAGAGATTCTCAGG GGTCTGACTCATCTCCATCAGCACAAGGTCATCCACAGGGACATCAAGGGACAGAATGTCCTGCTGACTGAGAACGCAGAGGTCAAACTAG TGGACTTTGGTGTTTCAGCCCAGTTGGACAGAACAGTAGGAAGGAGGAACACGTTTATCGGGACGCCATATTGGATGGCACCAGAGGTTATCGCTTGTGACGAGAACCCTGACGCCACGTACGACTTCAAG AGTGATTTATGGTCACTAGGAATCACAGCAATAGAGATGGCTGAAGGAGCACCAC CGCTGTGTGACATGCACCCAATGAGAGCCCTCTTCCTCATCCCACGCAACCCCGCCCCCAGACTCAAGTCAAAGAAGTG GTCAAAGAAGTTCCAGTCGTTCATAGAGAGCTGTCTGGTAAAGAGCCACGGCCAGAGACCCAGCACAGAGCAGCTCCTCAAACACCCGTTCATCAGAGACCTGCCCAATGAGAGGCAGATCCGCATCCAGCTGAAGGACCACATCGACCGCaccaagaagaagagaggagagaggg ATGAGACAGAGTATGAGTACAGTGGTagtgaagaggaggatgaagaaagAGACATGGGCGAACCAAG CTCCATCATCAACATCCCTGGAGAGTCGACCCTGAGGCGGGACTTCCTGCGCCTCCAGGTGGCCAATAAGGAGCGTTCGGATGcgcagcggcggcagcagctGGAGCAACAGCAGAATGAGGAGCACAAGCGCTTATTGTTGGCTGAGAGACAGAAACGTATCGAGGAGCAGAAGGAGCAGAGGAGGCGGCTGGAGGAG cagcagcagcgagaGCGTGAGCTGAGGAAACAGCATGAGAGGGAACAGAGGAGGCGCTACGAGGAAATGGAGCAGCTCCgtagagaagaggagaggaggcatgcagagagagaacag GAGTATATCCGTAGACAGCTGGAAGAGGAACAGAGGCAGTTAGAGATTCTCCAGCAGCAGCTACTACAGGAACAGGCATTACTGCTGGTAACCAGAGCCCTCCCACGTGTTACCACTGCTCCCCATCTGTGCTGTGTGGCCCCCTATCCCCATTGCATGCACCCGAGTGGCAGTTGTACAGAGGAACTGACT ACCACTGATTGCATGTACAGTACCATAAAGTTGGCTGGATCTCAAAGGATTCCCCAGAGGGTgcagaaaaactgttttgtcaGTCCCAATCATGCTGGCCCACACAAG gaGTACAAACGTAAGCAGGTAGAGGAACAGCGGCAGGCGGAGCGGCTACAGAGGCAGCTCCAGCAGGAGAGAGCCTACCTGGTGTCtctacaacagcagcagcaacaacaacagcagcagcagcagcagcaggagggacgGCAAGCAGAGAAGAAGCTTTACCACTACAAAGATATCATCAATCCTAATGACAAGCCTGCCTGGGCTAAAGAG GTCTCAAAGCAGCAACATGTTAAGGGCAATCCACCCCGCTCCCACCTACGACATCACCAGTCATTCAACCAACCGGCTTCATCCTCTGGCTCTCATGGGCGACACAGAGCTCAGGCCCCTAGGCGAACCCCGTCCCATGCTGCCCAGCTCCTCTCCACCCACCTCCCCCGTATCCATATTTCACTAGACCCCGAAGAACCCCTAGATCCAGGGCTGAAGCAGGAGATAAGCCAGCAGGTCAGAGAGTTTAGGGCTCAGAAACGCAAAGGTCAGAGGGGCCGCAGCCCAGGGCCCATTAAGGAACACAACCAGACTGCTGGCCAAGGGCCCAGTAAGGGACCTAATAAGAGTCATAAAGAGCATTCTAGTCAAGGGCCAGTCAGCCAGTCCAATCCAGTACCCAACCCTTATCTTCTGGAGCCCAGTAATCAGAAAGAGAAGCCTAGAGACAGGCCTCTCTCTGCCCCCAGTCAGGCAGCCATCCAGGGGCTAATGTCTCTGGACCCACATCTTAAGGCCCTTCAACCTCATCCTCAGTCCCCAGGATATGTCCAGAAACCCCAGTCTGGATCTAACTCTAACTCTGTTTCCAACCCTGCACTGAAACTG GTGGAGGAGCGATCTAAGCTGAACAGACAGAGCTCCCCAGCGCTGCAGCACAAAGTGTCCAACCGCATCTCcgacccctccctccctccccgtTCCGAGTCCTTCAGCAGCGGTGGCATGCAGCCTGCCCGCACCCCACCCATCCACCGCTCCATCGaaccacag ATTGCTCACCTGGTTCCAGTGAAGATACACTCTAGCTCCATGTCCGGCTCACAGTCTCTGCAGGACCAGACTGGCTCAGCTCTGAGTGAAGGCATCAGCGTGGGCTCCCCCAGGCCCGAGATGCCCCGCCAGAACTCAGACCCCACTTCTGACACCCCTGGACCCCCTCTGCGCGTCACAGGCAGGGAGGAACGGGAACGGGAAAGAGACAGGGATCGTGACAGAACCGCCTGGCTGAGAGAGGAGGACATCCCACCCAAG gtcCCCCAGAGGACCACTTCCATCTCCCCAGCCTTGGTCAGGAAGAACTCCCCTAATGGAGGAGTAGGTCTGGGCCCACGCACAGGTTCTCAGCTCATTCGGGCCAG TAACCCAGACCTGCGGCGCTCAGAGCTCTCTCTGGACGCCATGCTGCAAAGAACTTCCTCCaactcatcatcctcctcctccccttcatCTCAGGGAGGCTCAGCTGAGAGGAGAG GTCAGACCAAGCAGGAAGGATCCCCTCCAGGAGCCAATCAGGAGGCAAAGCCCAAACAGGAAGAGGGCCGTGAATCAGCTAGACCCAGCAGACCAGCA AGCTATAAGAAAGCCATAGATGAG GAGGAGCTG GACCTAAGTGCACTGGCTAAAGAGCTCAGAGAATTGAGGGTAGAGGAGGGCAGCAGACCTCCAGTCAAG GTGACAGATTACTCATCCTCTAGTGAAGATTCAGATAGCAGCGATGAGGACGGGGAGACGGTGGGGCATGATGGAACTGTTGCTGTTAGCGACATCCCCCGCATCAT gccAGCAGTGCAGAGCAGCACTGAGTCGTATGGAGGGCTGACAGAGGACTCTCTGGGAGATGCCTATAATAGCTCCAAGGACGGCACTCTAGTGATGAGAGAG gcagaggagcagaggagaggtggTCACACTGAGAGTAATGGGTTTGGAAATCACAGTAACCATGGTAACCTCCCTGACCTGGTGCAGCAGAGCAACTCTCCCTCAGCCacacccaccacagccctgcaGGAACTGGGCGACATGGCcgag TTTGGTGTGGGCGGGTCCAAAGCGTCCTTCACCCCATTTGTTGATCCACGTGTCTATCAAACCTCCCCAAGTGAAGACGACGATGAGAACTCAGCGGCAG CCATGTttgcaaatgagctgctgagGCAGGAGCAGGCCAGACTAAACGAAGCCAGAAAGATCTCTGTGGTCAACGTCAACCCTACCAACATCAGAccccacagtgacacaccaGAGATCCGCAAATACAAGAAACGCTTCAACTCTGAGATCCTTTGTGCTGCGCTCTGGG gtgtgaACCTGCTCGTGGGGACAGAGAATGGTCTTATGCTGCTCGACCGAAGTGGACAAGGAAAAGTCTATAACCTGATTACCAGACGGCGCTTCCTACAGATGGATGTGCTGGAGGGGCTCAATGTGCTAGTCACCATATCTG GGAAAAAGAATAAGTTGCGTGTCTACTACTTGTCTTGGCTGAGGAACAGAATATTACACAATGACCCGGAAGTAGAGAAGAAGCAGGGTTGGATTACAGTTGGGGAGCTGGAGGGCTGTGTGCATTACAAAGTTG TTAAATACGAGAGGATTAAGTTCCTGGTGATTGCGCTGAAGAACTCTGTGGAAATCTATGCCTGGGCTCCCAAACCCTACCACAAGTTCATGGCCTTTAAG tcATTCACTGAGTTGCAGCACCGCCCCCAGCTGGTTGACCTGACGGTGGAGGAAGGTCAGAGGTTAAAGGTCATCTATGGCTCCAGCGTGGGCTTCCATGTCATCGACGTAGACTCTGGCAACCCTTACGACATCTACATCCCCTCACAT TGTGCCAAACAGATGAAG ATCCAGAGCCAGGTGACGCCCCATGCCATCGTAGTCCTCCCTAAGACTGATGGAATGGAGATGCTCTTGTGTTACGAGGACGAGGGCGTCTACGTCAACACCTACGGTCGAATCACCAAGGACGTGGTGCTACAGTGGGGAGAGATGCCTACCTCTGTTG cCTACATCCATTCTAATCAGATTATGGGCTGGGGTGAGAAAGCCATAGAGATCCGCTCTGTGGAGACAGGTCATCTGGATGGAGTCTTTATGCACAAGAGAGCCCAGCGACTCAAATTCCTTTGTGAGCGTAACGACAAG gtATTCTTCGCATCGGTGCGTTCGGGAGGTAGCAGCCAAGTTTTTTTCATGACCCTCAACAGAAACTCTATGATGAACTGGTGA